In Geminocystis sp. NIES-3709, a single genomic region encodes these proteins:
- a CDS encoding ABC transporter ATP-binding protein — translation MTHEAIRLDNVSLWRRTQEEFSYDLKRTVLSLLQGKYRKPAKKQILKDLNFAIESGEKIGIIGSNGAGKSTLLKVICGILEPTNGIVRVRGNIAPLIELGAGFNVEMSVKDNIILYGVLLGYSKEEMITRTQEILEFAELEEYGEIPVKALSSGMKARLGFAVATDVKPDILILDEVLSVGDARFTQKSRRRIENLWENSSTILFVSHSLEYVQDLCDRTIWLDRGTIAYHGNTKEAIKLYLDSVGVQEYTRPPSAL, via the coding sequence ATGACTCACGAAGCTATTAGACTAGATAATGTATCTTTATGGCGTAGAACTCAAGAAGAATTTTCTTATGATTTAAAAAGAACAGTTCTTTCTCTTTTACAGGGAAAATATCGAAAACCGGCAAAAAAACAGATTTTAAAAGATCTTAATTTTGCTATAGAGTCAGGAGAAAAAATCGGAATTATTGGCTCAAATGGTGCAGGAAAATCAACTTTATTAAAGGTAATTTGCGGTATTTTAGAACCAACTAATGGCATCGTCAGAGTGAGAGGAAATATTGCTCCTTTAATTGAATTAGGAGCCGGTTTTAATGTAGAAATGTCTGTTAAAGATAATATTATTTTGTATGGAGTTTTATTGGGTTATTCCAAAGAAGAAATGATAACCCGTACCCAAGAAATTCTTGAATTTGCTGAGTTAGAAGAATATGGCGAAATACCCGTTAAAGCACTATCTTCGGGAATGAAAGCAAGGTTAGGTTTTGCGGTGGCTACGGATGTGAAACCCGATATTCTTATTCTTGATGAGGTTTTATCTGTGGGAGATGCCCGTTTTACTCAAAAATCTCGTCGCCGTATTGAAAATTTATGGGAAAACAGCAGTACGATTTTATTTGTTTCTCACAGTTTGGAATATGTACAAGATTTGTGCGATCGAACTATTTGGCTCGATCGTGGTACAATAGCATATCATGGTAACACTAAAGAAGCAATTAAATTATATCTTGATTCTGTTGGTGTTCAAGAATACACTCGTCCACCTTCTGCACTTTAA
- a CDS encoding ABC transporter permease, whose amino-acid sequence MILTRKKTLNFIDKLPSGNSIKRYWELLSVLIPQSLNARYRGSFLGVYWSLLNPLIMTGLYTTIFGATFASYFGDSIVNYMFAAFTGLLVINFYNSSTTQALSSVVINGDLLNKIKLPVPVFPLAMIGANIFQFIVGSFPLLAIVTLIKTHNPLNIIFLLFPFIALVLVCTGVGFFVSALFVFFRDLGYFYEIATFIVWITSPVFYPAEIVPARVQPVLYLNPLVPIIESLRQISLDGTLPELIYLLRGFLSGIIILTLGWLFFRKVQSSFMDLL is encoded by the coding sequence ATGATTTTAACCAGAAAAAAAACCTTAAATTTTATAGATAAACTACCTTCTGGAAACAGTATTAAACGTTATTGGGAACTTCTTTCTGTTTTAATACCACAGAGCTTAAATGCTCGTTATCGAGGTTCTTTTTTAGGGGTATATTGGTCTTTATTAAATCCTTTAATTATGACTGGTTTATATACTACTATTTTTGGTGCAACATTTGCTTCTTACTTCGGCGATTCGATCGTTAATTATATGTTTGCGGCATTTACTGGTTTATTAGTAATTAATTTTTATAATTCTTCTACTACTCAAGCATTAAGTAGTGTGGTAATTAATGGAGATTTGTTAAACAAAATTAAATTACCTGTTCCAGTTTTTCCTCTTGCTATGATAGGCGCTAATATTTTTCAATTCATAGTCGGTTCTTTTCCTTTATTAGCTATAGTAACTCTTATAAAAACCCATAATCCTCTCAATATTATATTTTTATTATTTCCCTTTATTGCTTTAGTTTTAGTTTGTACAGGAGTAGGTTTCTTTGTTAGTGCATTATTTGTATTTTTTAGAGATTTAGGCTACTTCTATGAGATAGCTACTTTTATTGTCTGGATTACCAGTCCTGTATTTTATCCTGCCGAAATTGTACCGGCTAGAGTGCAACCAGTTTTATATCTTAACCCTTTAGTACCAATTATTGAAAGTTTGAGACAAATAAGTTTAGATGGTACATTGCCAGAATTAATTTACTTGCTTAGAGGTTTTTTAAGTGGGATAATTATTTTAACTTTAGGATGGTTATTTTTTAGAAAAGTACAATCATCTTTTATGGATTTGCTTTAA
- the gmd gene encoding GDP-mannose 4,6-dehydratase, giving the protein MTNHKTALITGITGQDGSYLSELLLSKGYKVHGIIRRTSTFNTDRIDHIYEDPHQEDAKFFLHYGDLTDGTTLRRILEEVQPDEVYNLGAQSHVRVSFDAPEFTVDSVAMGTLRLLEAVRDYQQRTSANIRYYQAGSSEMFGKVMEIPQKETTPFYPRSPYACGKVYAHWQTINHRESYDMFACNGILFNHESPRRGETFVTRKITRAIARIVAGQQEKLYLGNIDSKRDWGYAKDYVVAMWLMLQQEQPDDYVVATGETHSVKEFLDLAFSHVNLNWEDYVAFDQRYLRPAEVDLLIGDPSKAKEKLGWQPSVTFPELVNLMVDADLEALGITNGDKVKDIAYIRQNMLHNVN; this is encoded by the coding sequence ATGACCAATCATAAAACAGCGTTAATTACTGGTATAACTGGACAAGATGGTTCTTATTTAAGTGAACTATTATTGAGTAAAGGTTATAAAGTTCATGGTATTATCCGACGGACTTCTACCTTTAACACCGATCGAATAGATCATATATACGAAGATCCTCATCAAGAAGATGCTAAATTTTTTCTTCATTATGGAGACTTGACAGACGGTACAACTCTACGTCGTATTTTAGAAGAAGTACAGCCAGATGAAGTTTATAACTTAGGTGCTCAGTCTCACGTTAGAGTTAGTTTTGATGCTCCAGAATTTACCGTTGATAGCGTAGCAATGGGTACATTACGACTATTAGAAGCAGTGAGAGATTATCAACAAAGAACCTCTGCTAATATACGCTATTATCAAGCAGGATCTTCGGAAATGTTTGGGAAAGTAATGGAAATTCCCCAAAAAGAAACAACTCCTTTCTATCCCCGCAGTCCTTATGCCTGTGGTAAAGTATATGCTCATTGGCAAACTATTAACCATCGTGAATCATACGATATGTTTGCTTGTAACGGTATCCTATTTAACCATGAAAGCCCCCGTCGTGGTGAAACTTTTGTCACCAGAAAAATTACCAGAGCGATCGCTCGTATTGTAGCTGGACAACAGGAAAAACTATACTTAGGTAATATCGACTCAAAAAGAGACTGGGGTTATGCAAAAGATTATGTAGTAGCTATGTGGCTAATGTTACAGCAAGAACAACCTGACGATTATGTGGTAGCCACAGGGGAGACACATTCCGTCAAAGAATTTTTAGATTTAGCTTTTTCTCACGTCAACTTAAATTGGGAAGATTATGTTGCTTTTGATCAGCGCTATTTGCGTCCTGCGGAGGTAGATTTATTAATAGGTGATCCCAGTAAAGCTAAAGAGAAATTAGGTTGGCAACCCTCTGTTACTTTCCCTGAGTTAGTAAACTTAATGGTAGATGCTGATTTAGAGGCCTTAGGCATTACCAATGGCGATAAAGTAAAAGATATAGCCTATATCCGTCAAAATATGTTGCACAACGTCAATTAA